The window GGCCAAGTCGCGCTCGTCGCGGGCCGGGCTGCAGTTCCCCGTGGGCCGCGTGCACCGGCTGCTGCGCAAGGGCAACTACGCGGAGCGGGTGGGCGCCGGCGCCCCGGTGTACCTGGCGGCCGTGCTGGAGTACCTGACGGCCGAGATCCTGGAGCTGGCGGGCAACGCGGCCCGCGACAACAAGAAGACGCGCATCATCCCCCGCCACCTGCAGCTCGCCATCCGCAACGACGAGGAGCTCAACAAGCTGCTGGGCAAGGTGACCATCGCGCAGGGCGGCGTGCTGCCCAACATCCAGGCCGTGCTGCTGCCCAAGAAGACCGACAGCCACAAGGCTAAAGCCAAGTGAACGCAAGGGAAAGGCGGCACGTTATCTGCTCCGAAGAAAATAATCCAAAGGCTCTTTTCAGAGCCACCCACAAAATCATAAAAGAGCTCATTTATCCACTGTATAGTTATGCCGTTTTCATGGAATACTCAACCcggtttttcttattttctccatGTTTATTAATTGTTTT of the Falco cherrug isolate bFalChe1 chromosome 5, bFalChe1.pri, whole genome shotgun sequence genome contains:
- the LOC102054402 gene encoding histone H2A-IV, with the protein product MSGRGKQGGKARAKAKSRSSRAGLQFPVGRVHRLLRKGNYAERVGAGAPVYLAAVLEYLTAEILELAGNAARDNKKTRIIPRHLQLAIRNDEELNKLLGKVTIAQGGVLPNIQAVLLPKKTDSHKAKAK